A stretch of the Theileria equi strain WA chromosome 1, complete sequence genome encodes the following:
- a CDS encoding hypothetical protein (encoded by transcript BEWA_025750A): MCLAGLCYCGDDAGDAKGTLKGVEKQNPPGPTDPSSSLASKVDSTLFNVLCSVEDNVKVLKLTAKEGVTAKSITYGSDVVWEDKKKSCSSAVLYMDGEKPTLAVLVTRDDKNNKQSKVYRYHDGKQWKDGNENKHKKKLEELKKKYELTNLITLSLSEPDPSICRAVETNVGGIPAVVYLLKSKKVNTIVNGDKDVWKGEEGEKCFYCVAFLKENKPRIVAVGAESSARKLLKYYKYKDKTGCRGKPGWSSATSCAQEINALKTHKDPPKKFTLDLSSLKEDDERFELVKCGRDDVNRLVTPQPGHLIERIVDGNLEVWTASDNQVCYLCEYYPKSASGKVKLHIMKNKDSFSFIRFQKVDDKWKKK; this comes from the coding sequence ATGTGTCTGGCAGGACTATGCTACTGTGGAGATGATGCTGGTGACGCTAAAGGAACATTAAAGGGAGTAGAGAAACAGAATCCTCCGGGACCTACAGACCCATCAAGTTCCTTGGCTTCCAAAGTCGACTCtactctctttaatgtCCTGTGCTCTGTTGAGGACAACGTTAAGGTTCTCAAACTAACGGCCAAGGAAGGTGTTACTGCAAAGAGTATTACCTATGGATCTGACGTAGTCTGGGAAGATAAGAAGAAATCCTGCTCCTCTGCTGTCctgtatatggatggagagaagccTACTCTTGCGGTACTTGTTACCAGGGAtgataagaataataagCAGAGCAAGGTttatagataccatgatggtaagCAGTGGaaagatggtaatgagAATAAACATAAGAAGAAGCTTGAGGAGCTAAAGAAAAAGTACGAACTCACTAATCTTATTACTTTATCTCTTTCTGAACCTGACCCATCAATCTGCAGAGCTGTTGAAACGAACGTTGGTGGAATTCCTGCAGTAGTATACCTCCTAAAGTCTAAAAAGGTTAATACAATTGTGAATGGAGACAAGGATGTATGGAAGGGTGAAGAGGGAGAGAAATGTTTCTACTGCGTGGCATTCCTTAAGGAAAATAAACCACGTATAGTAGCTGTTGGTGCGGAATCATCTGCACGGAAACTCTTGAAATACTACAAGTACAAGGACAAAACTGGATGTCGTGGTAAACCGGGTTGGAGCAGTGCGACTAGCTGTGCTCAGGAAATTAATGCCCTGAAAACACATAAagatcctccaaaaaagtTCACTTTGGATCTATCTTCTctcaaggaagatgatgaaagGTTCGAGCTTGTAAAATGCGGGAGGGATGATGTTAATCGTTTGGTTACTCCACAACCTGGGCATCTTATAGAAAGAATCGTAGATGGAAATTTGGAAGTATGGACTGCCAGTGATAATCAAGTTTGCTATCTCTGTGAATACTACCCAAAGAGCGCTTCCGGAAAGGTCAAGCTGCATATTATGAAGAACAAAGACTCATTTTCATTTATTCGCTTTCAGAAAGTAGatgataaatggaagaaaaagTAA
- a CDS encoding hypothetical protein (encoded by transcript BEWA_025730A) — translation MNRCVHILEAGIKPLLVFDSTPPNLKLDTLSKRKEKHPLGKPRRQVIVKYCLRITAITVSITSPVIIFVPMHYPSHA, via the coding sequence ATGAATCGTTGTGTTCATATTTTGGAAGCTGGAATTAAGCCACTTCTTGTATTTGATTCAACACCACCCAATTTGAAACTAGACACGTTAAGCAAGAGGAAAGAGAAACATCCATTGGGGAAGCCAAGGAGGCAGGTGATAGTGAAGTATTGTCTACGTATCACGGCAATAACAGTGTCCATTACATCCCCTGTAATCATTTTTGTACCCATGCACTACCCATCTCACGCATAA
- a CDS encoding hypothetical protein (encoded by transcript BEWA_025710A), with translation MRFSDPLGSGKETRDVILDATTPDSSSIETLTRKPYGINTRIHVARDGYKILSVWDGQSLLWISANGYLCDHVSVVRFREKSGRSTKYVARLVAVYASDGNGARKSFYYEKDGEKWETIEEEKFYKGFHHEASNQSLLGTLVLNIKGIHDSRRFCVNRSPEFPFLVYAPNVGYRIKKVQAGSVLWTAGSEDQGCAYASFFPKKDPKVGYLIIEGKDGLQEKFYAKSGTFGGWNASTREEYLKGLIDAGFDTTFNNHITMDISNVDGNNFYIKMDPLGDCNRDTYMPSIGFQLKEVKDGGVTLWKSPESSDAKCRFVYLFIKGGPLALLLLVDDPKNGRHVLYFRKVGKEWKEVHKDEYYDHIARENGLDPLRRLENQKVVMSSFTNKQGLRIATYASRVENAKGSIVLAHGIRSHFKIDFCSPNLEWNFEKFGFQLVPDLDGIFMKGNAQKINYTAMYKYLFEHARLDGMDAFEVFPVFEYRNSLVEYFNASGYNVFALDHQSHGFSDAISKFTAFVNDYKDYIYDLLQFISIVKRGKFGDPNEKWDEKVVFKGHATDGKVFLLGNSMGGNIVFQAVQEFHGNAEKGAKFLDGLILTSGMFDVTSKLNTWWKRLMKKMAMVIVWLYPEDINRYEPPYDFGKLFELFIRYNDPFFYSDKLTYKATSLVFDACDDVKKPENITNYPKDLSTLFIHAGDDTICNVRGTRDMAEKHLKDHSDVTVTEFKGLTHFLTVPNSIVITQRAFKEWLEKHTPSATNANAVDKTNNVGKM, from the coding sequence ATGCGGTTTTCAGATCCCCTTGGATCCGGAAAAGAGACTAGAGACGTTATTCTCGATGCCACCActccagattcttcctccatagAAACTCTTACTAGGAAGCCGTATGGAATCAACACAAGGATACACGTTGCCAGAGACGGTTATAAGATACTCTCGGTATGGGATGGACAGAGTCTGCTCTGGATCTCTGCCAATGGCTATTTATGTGACCATGTTTCAGTCGTTAGGTTCAGAGAGAAGAGTGGTCGTTCAACTAAATATGTGGCAAGACTAGTAGCCGTCTATGCTAGTGATGGTAACGGAGCAAGGAAGTCATTctactatgaaaaggatggtgagAAATGGGAAACCattgaggaagaaaagttttacaagggCTTTCATCATGAAGCTTCGAACCAATCTCTACTAGGAACCCTAGTCTTGAATATAAAGGGGATTCATGACTCTAGAAGGTTCTGTGTAAACAGATCGCCAgaatttccattccttgtctATGCACCAAATGTAGGATACCGCATTAAAAAGGTCCAAGCTGGGAGTGTTTTATGGACAGCAGGTTCTGAAGATCAAGGCTGTGCATATGCTTCCttttttccaaagaaggatcCAAAAGTTGGTTACCTGATCATAGAGGGTAAGGATGGTTTGCAGGAAAAGTTTTATGCTAAATCAGGTAcctttggaggatggaatGCTAGTACAAGAGAGGAATACCTGAAAGGCTTAATCGATGCTGGATTTGATACCACCTTCAATAATCACATCACAATGGACATTAGTAATGTGGATGGCAACAACTTCTACATTAAAATGGACCCCTTGGGCGATTGTAATAGAGATACATATATGCCATCCATTGGCTTTCAACTCAAGgaagtaaaggatggtggAGTTACTCTCTGGAAATCTCCTGAATCAAGTGACGCtaaatgcagatttgtCTATCTGTTTATCAAGGGAGGCCCATTGGCCCTCTTGCTTCTTGTAGACGATCCGAAAAATGGACGTCATGTTTTATACTTTAGAAAGGTTGGTAAGGAATGGAAGGAGGTCCACAAGGATGAGTACTATGACCATATTGCAAGGGAGAATGGTCTAGATCCTTTACGAAGGCTTGAGAATCAAAAGGTTGTCATGAGTAGCTTTACAAATAAGCAAGGTCTACGTATTGCAACATATGCCTCCAGAGTTGAGAATGCCAAGGGAAGTATTGTGCTGGCCCATGGTATCCGTTCCCACTTCAAGATAGACTTTTGTTCGCCTAATTTGGAGTGgaattttgaaaagtttggatTTCAACTTGTTCCAGATCTTGATGGAATATTCATGAAAGGAAATGCTCAAAAGATCAATTATACCGCTATGTACAAGTATCTATTTGAGCATGCCAGACTAGATGGAATGGATGCGTTTGAGGTGTTCCCTGTCTTTGAGTACAGGAATAGTCTGGTAGAATACTTTAATGCGTCAGGCTATAACGTATTTGCTCTGGACCATCAGTCTCATGGCTTTTCTGATGCCATTTCCAAATTCACTGCGTTTGTTAACGATTACAAGGATTACATTTATGATCTCTTGCAATTCATTAgcattgtaaagagaggtaaatttggagatcCTAATGAAAAGTGGGATGAGAAGGTAGTCTTTAAGGGTCATGCCACTGATGGAAAGGTGTTCCTACTTGGAAACTCCATGGGAGGCAACATTGTCTTTCAAGCCGTTCAAGAATTTCACGGTAATGCTGAAAAGGGAGCAAAATTCCTGGATGGCCTCATTTTAACCTCTGGAATGTTTGATGTAACATCTAAGCTGAACACTTGGTGGAAGCGattgatgaaaaagatGGCTATGGTAATTGTATGGTTGTATCCAGAAGACATCAATAGATATGAGCCACCCTATGACTTTGGCAAACTCTTTGAACTCTTCATAAGATACAACGATCCCTTCTTTTACAGCGATAAACTGACTTATAAGGCCACAAGTCTGGTTTTTGATGCTTGTgatgatgtaaagaagCCTGAGAATATCACcaattatccaaaggacTTGTCAACACTCTTTATTCACGCAGGAGATGATACAATATGCAATGTAAGGGGTACCAGGGATATGGCTGAGAAGCATCTAAAGGATCATTCAGATGTAACTGTGACAGAGTTCAAGGGATTAACACACTTTTTGACTGTCCCCAATTCCATTGTGATAACACAAAGGGCCTTTAAGGAATGGTTGGAGAAACATACTCCTTCAGCTACTAATGCTAATGCAGTTGATAAGACGAATAATGTCGGTAAAATGTAg
- a CDS encoding signal peptide-containing protein (encoded by transcript BEWA_025700A) encodes MKLLVSLGLLAAAGTAIVCVPALFRYFKGNKRRKSSKKESIQTPVTPEQFARAYATFMEELLSDEEFRRKLELSMKTDHQIPDYPSMDTRMRTKDNSQRSRDPGARPREPNYIYSSSGYMDQDGNIRFDKTKRSLEVPIPESLEHEREEEYAPRGEYSKDGNRNLDELVTEEVRRHEDERSNRGNTTECESDFEEVSSVCTTLRGIGDEFGRH; translated from the coding sequence ATGAAACTGCTAGTATCACTTGGCCTTTTGGCAGCCGCGGGGACAGCAATAGTATGTGTACCAGCCTTGTTCCGCTATTTCAAGGGaaacaaaagaagaaagagtAGCAAAAAGGAAAGTATTCAGACACCAGTTACTCCAGAACAATTCGCGAGGGCGTACGCAACGTTCATGGAAGAGCTCCTAAGTGATGAGGAGTTTAGAAGGAAACTCGAATTATCCATGAAAACTGATCACCAAATACCCGACTATCCGTCAATGGACACAAGAATGAGGACTAAGGATAATAGCCAAAGATCAAGGGACCCGGGCGCTAGACCCAGAGAACCAAACTACATATACAGTAGCTCTGGGTACATGGATCAAGACGGAAATATACGCTTTGACAAAACAAAAAGGTCGCTAGAAGTTCCAATTCCAGAAAGTTTGGAGCATGAACgtgaagaagaatatgCTCCAAGGGGCGAGTACTCCAAAGACGGAAACAGGAATCTGGATGAACTCGTCACTGAAGAGGTTCGCCGTCATGAAGATGAACGGAGCAACAGGGGGAATACAACGGAATGTGAGTCAGATTTCGAGGAGGTATCCTCCGTTTGCACAACTCTTCGAGGAATTGGAGATGAATTTGGTCGTCACTAG
- a CDS encoding hypothetical protein (encoded by transcript BEWA_025720A) encodes MTGLTFDVLAPSDPSHFLLSGGFDGVYLFVKATPKPGFDVVKVTHGVHVLWEAGAALLSLTLHKLGNLPVALLLHFDGSDLYFVFENLEWKGVTKVAYENKLHGHHNHFNPEELVLDFAHADPDKVVSVPFKYGHNLSTTFVPGLGVVFVGVKEGDDVLWKAGHAGDKCLHLSVHALNGVSDFARLSLVESGHALEKCFEKVGGKWTPLGFKGYLDKRAPAEPFLTSVDLSAKEPGHHVLLYKGGHHGLPFDVFLCSVLASVFKVVDGDQVLWEARGGERGLHVTLAHDGLHAHLLVLTPDGLKEHGFVKKNGKWVAVDGSFPAHLKLLVH; translated from the coding sequence ATGACCGGTTTGACCTTTGACGTTCTTGCCCCTTCTGATCCCAGCCACTTTTTGCTTTCTGGTGGATTTGACGGTGTTTACCTCTTTGTTAAGGCCACACCAAAGCCAGGTTTTGACGTAGTAAAGGTTACACATGGAGTTCACGTTCTTTGGGAGGCTGGAGCAGCTCTTCTTTCTCTCACCCTTCACAAACTCGGCAACCTTCCAGTCGCTCTCCTCTTGCACTTTGACGGTTCTGACCTCTACTTTGTCTTCGAGAACCTCGAGTGGAAGGGCGTGACCAAGGTAGCCTATGAGAACAAGCTCCATGGACATCACAATCATTTCAATCCAGAGGAACTTGTCTTGGATTTCGCTCATGCTGACCCAGACAAGGTAGTCTCAGTGCCATTCAAATATGGACACAACCTCAGTACCACCTTCGTACCAGGTCTTGGTGTGGTCTTTGTCGGTGTCAAGGAGGGGGATGACGTACTTTGGAAGGCCGGACATGCAGGCGATAAATGTCTACATCTTTCCGTTCACGCTTTGAATGGAGTTTCAGACTTTGCACGCCTTTCTCTGGTAGAGTCTGGTCATGCTCTAGAAAAGTGCTTTGAGAAGGTTGGAGGTAAATGGACTCCCCTTGGCTTCAAGGGCTACCTTGACAAGAGGGCACCAGCAGAGCCATTTCTCACTTCTGTTGACCTTTCAGCCAAGGAACCCGGTCATCATGTCTTGCTTTATAAGGGAGGACATCATGGACTTCCATTTGACGTCTTCCTTTGCTCCGTTCTTGCCTCTGTATTCAAGGTAGTTGACGGTGACCAGGTCCTCTGGGAGGCCAGGGGAGGTGAGAGGGGTCTCCATGTCACACTCGCCCATGACGGACTCCACGCTCATTTGTTGGTTTTGACCCCTGACGGTCTAAAGGAGCACGGatttgtaaagaagaaTGGGAAGTGGGTTGCTGTCGATGGCAGTTTCCCAGCCCATCTCAAGCTCCTCGTTCACTAG
- a CDS encoding hypothetical protein (encoded by transcript BEWA_025740A) gives MLPSPSGVIIDISQSPDGKETSKIYGGLNGQDIKLGRSEDPKDSGFWKFKHVKNGGKPFKIANVTYKDNESIQLSELQINDHDDIKHLAVWYWNNDPDLGAPLLIEIFKNGLYTYHYNKGNNEWRPLPENPYSKTPLSGKPLEAQLEYLNCQHYKSVILDLSKNISEGTRAYCCVYHNTRHKVTVSKDFVTVDSSSLPFYKHHIGVGTTLSGIKYYLNGETNDKRGVKLSGYPFPIPDVKAVYAVYCKDGAPKLLYIEKTRGTGWFKQNTSDIWIEVLDGVPGPDKTGKGGSSDGFKQLVGALNDAGCLSHQPLSPQTSSSGVTINIKQHTAKPGSTIYPSGSGFWKFIHIKNSPGDQSFEVEKVIFGDNSKDITREIGISPNDKITQLSVWYWKGDQGMTNPLLVEVLKDGKYTYTSNKGGGGNNLTWQQLPRRDSESYPLQGEALEQELDNLNCYNNNGVTIDLSYSKSTPGRSYCCYKHEHEKRNQGKVTVTVEKVSCTSHISSSLTYYKHEANAGKWKVAAIKYNDSKGDRKRITAKDLQFPIYGPASISVFYCQRKPVLIHVESNGNPRVKSWYKQRDGDTWEETLNGAPNPDEIDDGFKQLVEELRSVGCRNLKTHAEPSKPSSRPGIDSDPGLRGPKGEKDPQTITYPAIPTPEVRQEASPGSSEVPQTPHKPAVKETASGDTTPTPQNPTPSISNPHDGAINPEDQGKTAKDTTDSASSPNLKNKLLDLLDYKILFLLLILLLLLMLAVRRRRRKKYLNLLLKLLVLLMLILLLMLNLNLEDTLVKNSLK, from the coding sequence ATGCTTCCTTCTCCATCTGGCGTTATCATAGACATAAGTCAGAGCCctgatggaaaagaaactTCTAAGATATATGGAGGTCTTAATGGCCAGGATATTAAATTAGGAAGGTCAGAGGATCCTAAAGATTCTGGCTTTTGGAAGTTCAAACATGTCAAGAATGGTGGAAAACCTTTCAAGATTGCTAATGTTACATACAAAGACAATGAGAGCATCCAGCTCAGCGAACTGCAAATTAATGATCATGATGACATTAAACATCTAGCAGTCTGGTACTGGAACAATGACCCAGATCTAGGTGCCCCTCTACTAATAGAGATATTCAAAAATGGACTTTACACTTATCACTACAACAAGGGTAATAACGAATGGCGACCACTTCCCGAAAATCCATATTCTAAGACTCCGCTCTCCGGCAAACCCCTCGAGGCTCAACTGGAATATCTCAACTGCCAACATTATAAATCGGTAATTTTGGATCTTAGCAAGAATATATCTGAAGGGACAAGGGCGTATTGTTGCGTTTACCATAATACTAGACATAAGGTTACAGTTAGCAAGGATTTTGTTACTGTTGATTCTTCATCCCTTCCATTCTACAAACATCACATTGGCGTCGGAACTACACTTTCTGGTATAAAATACTACCTAAATGGAGAGACTAATGACAAGAGGGGTGTAAAATTAAGTGGATACCCGTTTCCCATTCCTGATGTCAAAGCCGTATATGCGGTTTACTGCAAAGATGGTGCTCCAAAACTTTTATACATAGAAAAGACCAGAGGCACAGGTTGGTTCAAGCAAAATACTAGTGATATTTGGATAGAAGTCTTGGACGGAGTTCCTGGTCCAGATAAAACCGGAAAAGGTGGCAGTAGTGACGGCTTTAAACAACTTGTTGGCGCACTAAATGACGCTGGTTGTCTAAGCCATCAACCTTTGTCTCCCcaaacttcttcatctggTGTTACTATTAACATAAAGCAGCATACCGCTAAACCTGGAAGTACTATATATCCTTCTGGCTCTGGTTTCTGGAAGTTCATTCATATAAAGAACAGTCCTGGAGACCAGTCTTTTGAGGTGGAGAAAGTAATATTTGGAGACAATAGTAAGGATATTACGAGAGAGATAGGGATTAGTCCGAATGATAAAATTACGCAGCTGTCAGTCTGGTACTGGAAGGGAGACCAGGGAATGACAAATCCCTTACTTGTAGAGGTACTCAAAGATGGAAAGTATACATACACATCTAACAAGGGAGGTGGTGGTAATAACTTAACTTGGCAACAACTTCCTAGAAGAGATAGTGAGAGTTATCCACTCCAAGGTGAAGCCCTTGAACAAGAACTTGATAACCTGAACTGTTACAACAACAATGGTGTTACCATTGATTTATCATACAGTAAATCTACACCGGGAAGAAGCTACTGCTGTTACAAACATGAACATGAAAAGCGGAATCAAGGGAAGGTTACTGTTACTGTTGAGAAAGTTTCTTGCACATCCCACATCTCAAGTTCTCTTAcatactacaaacatgaagCTAATGCTGGTAAATGGAAGGTAGCCGCTATCAAGTACAATGATAGCAAAGGTGataggaagagaataaccGCTAAAGACCTACAGTTTCCCATATATGGTCCGGCTAGTATTAGTGTCTTCTACTGCCAAAGGAAACCAGTACTCATACATGTCGAAAGCAATGGAAACCCTAGGGTCAAAAGTTGGTACAAGCAAAGGGATGGTGATACATGGGAAGAAACTTTGAATGGAGCTCCTAATCCGGACGAAATTGACGATGGCTTTAAACAACTTGTGGAGGAACTAAGGAGTGTTGGCTGTCGAAACCTGAAAACACATGCTGAACCTTCTAAACCCTCATCTCGACCAGGTATTGATAGTGATCCTGGACTTAGAGGGCCTAAAGGTGAAAAGGATCCACAAACTATTACCTATCCTGCTATTCCTACTCCTGAAGTTAGACAAGAAGCTTCTCCTGGTTCTTCTGAAGTTCCTCAAACTCCTCATAAACCCGCTGTTAAAGAAACTGcttctggagatactaCTCCGACTCCACAAAATCCTACTCCATCCATATCTAATCCTCATGATGGAGCTATAAACCCTGAAGATCAAGGTAAAACTGCTAAAGATACCACTGATTCCGCTTCTTCTCCTAATCTCAAGAACAAGTTGCTAGACCTTCTGGACTACAAAATCCTATTCTTGCTCTTGATTCTTCTGTTGCTCCTGATGTTAGCAGTAAGGAGACGGAGGAGGAAAAAGTACCTTAATCTGCTCCTAAAACTACTGGTTCTGTTAATGTTGATACTTTTGTTAATGTTAAACCTGAACCTGGAGGATACCTTGGTGAAGAACTCCCTAAAGTAG
- a CDS encoding hexose transporter, putative (encoded by transcript BEWA_025760A), which produces MPKNSQPQLLVGMTIASLLALSFGFTTANLNICKDFMIVELEWCKGSDTIECSKAAILGGIVNGAVFAGAALGSLLMGFIAKYGRRVNMTLISSLYIAGSTMIATAHCFNCLLIGRIACGVAIGLSGIVPMFITEICPSESRGFFGIIYPACITFGQFASCAFQLSHGYVLDAKSVDVTIPFLDKFLWRFCQMFPAFFSAIALVLLRVSFTMSTPHELVEKGKVEEAKVVIEKLHGPERVDEVYEEIDRNLEVAKATPNISFIQAVKNKTYRVAITHGIILAIFQHLTGIAILTSNTAKMFTVMLGRTYNAVVLSCSITLLNTLITIFQVPFLDKFGRRTFFLTSISIFTVFSTLPALSKLIDAKAAWSGWVSVAGAIGFVFGFALGMGGVFWVYIPEMYSPEYKNGAFSVTVFANWTTACLMLSTSDILLSWSEKFVYIMIFVFSVINFLHVYFFIKETKGLPIGKAYS; this is translated from the coding sequence ATGCCAAAGAACAGTCAACCACAGTTGCTGGTTGGCATGACGATCGCGTCACTGTTAGCCCTTAGTTTTGGGTTCACCACAGCGAATTTGAACATTTGCAAGGACTTTATGATTGTGGAGCTCGAGTGGTGTAAAGGCTCTGATACTATTGAATGCAGTAAAGCGGCCATACTTGGAGGTATTGTCAACGGGGCGGTCTTTGCAGGGGCAGCTTTGGGGTCGCTTCTCATGGGATTCATTGCAAAGTACGGGCGAAGGGTGAACATGACTCTGATATCCTCCCTATACATTGCTGGTTCTACGATGATTGCCACTGCGCATTGTTTTAATTGTCTTCTAATTGGACGCATAGCCTGTGGCGTTGCCATTGGTTTGTCTGGCATCGTTCCAATGTTCATTACCGAGATTTGTCCCTCGGAGTCTAGAGGCTTCTTTGGCATAATTTACCCTGCATGCATCACATTTGGGCAATTTGCATCCTGCGCATTTCAACTCTCACATGGCTACGTTCTTGATGCCAAGAGTGTGGATGTTACGATCCCATTTCTTGACAAGTTTTTGTGGCGCTTCTGCCAAATGTTCCCCGCCTTCTTTTCAGCAATTGCTCTGGTCCTCCTCAGAGTTTCATTCACAATGTCCACACCTCACGAGCTTGTGGAAAAGGGCAAAGTGGAGGAGGCTAAAGTCGTCATTGAGAAGCTCCACGGACCTGAAAGGGTGGATGAGGTCTACGAGGAAATTGATCGTAACCTCGAGGTTGCCAAGGCTACACCAAAcatttcattcattcaaGCGGTAAAAAACAAGACGTATAGAGTAGCCATCACGCATGGCATCATCTTGGCTATCTTCCAACATCTTACGGGCATTGCAATATTGACCTCAAATACCGCCAAGATGTTCACCGTTATGCTAGGTCGTACGTACAATGCGGTTGTACTGTCCTGCAGTATTACACTCCTTAATACCCTAATAACAATTTTTCAAGTCCCCTTTCTGGACAAGTTTGGGAGGAGGACATTTTTCCTCACCAGTATCTCTATCTTCACGGTATTCTCGACGCTACCTGCACTTTCCAAGCTGATTGATGCAAAGGCTGCGTGGTCTGGGTGGGTCTCTGTTGCTGGAGCAATCGGTTTCGTCTTTGGTTTTGCATTGGGCATGGGGGGTGTATTTTGGGTTTACATACCAGAAATGTACTCCCCCGAGTACAAGAACGGAGCCTTTTCTGTCACAGTTTTTGCTAACTGGACTACTGCCTGCCTAATGCTTAGTACCTCTGACATCCTGCTCTCTTGGTCCGAaaagtttgtctatatcaTGATCTTCGTCTTTTCGGTCATTAACTTTTTACACGTTtactttttcatcaaagaAACCAAGGGGCTTCCCATTGGCAAGGCTTACAGTTAG